AACACCGGGATAAACTTTGAGAAATACGATGACATTCCTGTTGAAGCCACAGGACAGAACTGTCCACCACATATTGAGAGTGTGAGGAACCTGATCCAGATCCGTCtaagttaaattattttaaatattttaaattaattaatctttgtttgttttagttccATGATGTAGATATGGGAGAGATCATTATGGGTAATATATCCCTGAGCCGGTACACACGGCCCACTCCTGTCCAGAAGTACGCCATTCCCATCATCAAGACTAAGAGAGACCTGATGGCGTGCGCACAGACAGGTGAGACGTCCGCGGAGTTCAtcatggggtgtgtgtgtgtgtgtgtggtaaatgcTTGACATGACGTCTGTCTGTCGCTGTAACTAGGTTCTGGTAAGACTGCAGCCTTCCTGTTGCCCGTCCTGAGCCAGATATTCACTGAAGGACCAGGAGAAGCGCTGCAGGCTATGAAGAACAGCGCACAGGTAGCACTTCCTGTTTGCAGGGTGATGAAGAACTGCACTCTACTTTTGTCGAATATCTTAACTGGGGGTGTTCTTGTCTCTAGGAAAATGGGAAATATGGCCGTCGTAAGCAGTATCCCATTTCACTGGTCTTAGCCCCCACAAGGGAGCTGGCTCTCCAGATCTACGAAGAGGCCAGGAAGGTAATCGCCAGAACACACGGGAACTTCCTGATTTCTGTTGGTCGGAATGTATTTAATGTTCTCCCGTGTGTAGGTTGCGTACCGCTCTCATGTGCGTCCCTGTGTGGTGTACGGAGGAGCTGATATCGGTCAGCAGATCCGTGATCTGGAGAGAGGCTGTCATCTGCTGGTGGCCACTCCTGGACGTCTGGTGGACATGATGGAGAGGGGCAAGATCGGCCTGGACTACTGCAAGTACGTCAGAGAtctgtgtgtgtggagtgtgcTGCTGTAACCAACTGTGATCTGGAATCCAGTCTTGTGCATGTTTTAATGGTTCAAGAATGCATTGGCTTTTAATACGTCACTGTTCTGTGTCTTGACCGTGAGCTGTGTTTCTGTCGTCAGTTATTTGGTGCTGGATGAAGCAGACAGGATGCTGGACATGGGCTTCGAGCCACAGATTCGGCGTATCGTGGAGCAGGACACCATGCCGCCCAAAGGGCTTCGTCAAACCATGATGTTCAGTGCCACCTTCCCCAAGGAGATCCAGGTGAGTGTGTCAGCCTGATCTCATTAAAACCGCTCGTGGTGGTACAACCTCAGGACGGCTCTAGCTTGTACAATTTATTAGACTTGTCTGAAGAGCTTTTGGGTTTCCTAGATCTTGGCTCGTGACTTCCTGGAGGAATACATCTTCCTGGCTGTGGGCAGGGTTGGGTCCACCTCGGAGAATATCACCCAGAAGGTGGTGTGGGTTGAAGAAAATGACAAGAGGTCCTTCCTGCTGGACTTGCTCAATGCCACAGGTACGTTTGTAAATGTCCTCTGAACACTGTCTTCATCTGATGTTTGTCTCTGGTGTGACCGTCACACAGGATGTCATGTTTGAAATTTAAATTATCTTATTTTCTGAGTGGACTAAACTAATCTTTAGATTGAAGTCACTCTTGGAGGTTGAGTACAGTGGAAGAGTTGAATCTCATTTTAAAAACTTCTTTAAACACCAGAAATATGATATTCAGTGATCTAGCTATAGAGACTGAGGATTATGAATTGCATGCTCCACCCGCACCTGAACACAGAGCTTCAGCTTAACCCATGTAAACCATATCAAGACTGAAACTGATTTTGTTGAAGCTCATCATAAGGTCTGATTTTATTCAGTCATTCCGAATGAGGTTCAGGACAGTACGGCGGAAAGCGTAGAAAAACCTGGTAAGTAGAGATGTTTATCTGTCCACTGGAAGTGGAACAAATGTAAGTCTCATCTCACTACTTTATTTTGCTTGAACATTGTTTTGTTTCCCAGCCAAACCCTTCCATGTCGAATGAGATCTAGTTTAGAGCCCTGCATTTTAACCTGAGCCTGAAGACTTGTTTACACCCATAGGGCTGGGCTTCATGTCATCGCGCCTTTTTTATCTTTTAGTAaggacatttttattaattttttttttttatgtggctgactcTGCCTTTAGAGAGATACTCCTTTTAAAATGgtttacatgtttgtttgtttgtttgtttttcgatTTGAATAGTTGCGTTTTTAAAGTAGACGTTTCAAGTTGTCTAGGGTATATTTCTCGTGTAATGATGGGGGTGAGTCAAAGTAGCGTCTATACGGAGTTTcagttaatattttttgtgaCGTGCTCCAGTTTACTGAGACTGCAGAAATCGTgtcctttattttacaaaagcacaacattttctGAGTGTACacaagtagaccctttacagtttTTGGAGTGGTTTTTATTGTAGGTGAGTCAAGTGTTGATTTGAGAAAGCAAAATTTATCAAACATGGGGTCAACTCAGCCGCATGGTCAtcactttataaaaaataaaaagcttggGCCAAGATTTGAGGCCCATGCAGGGCTTTAATGTAGTTCTCATATGGTTttgggatctttttttttttttctctctcccctgaTATTTCTTTGGAAGTAGTCATGCTGTCTTTTGTTCCTGCGGCTGGATCTGTGCATGAAGTGGCATGTAACCAATGCCATGTTGAATTGTAAAGCCAGAAGACTGCTGTAATTTGGTCACATTCAGCAGGACAGCACAAGGCTCTGACTACAGTAGTCTTCTGAGTTTAACAAAAATCACTTCTACGAGATCCAAATGCTTGTCACTCCCTGTTTGTCATGTGCTGCCATTTATTAGCATCTGCTCCTCGTACTGAAGCGTGATCTCAGTTGATAGTTTTAATCTCCTCCAATAGGTAAAGAATCTCTGACCTTGGTGTTTGTTGAGACTAAGAAGGGGGCGGACTCTCTGGAGGACTTCCTGTACCGTGAAGGCTACTCCTGCACCAGTATCCATGGTGACCGATCCCAGCGGGACCGTGAGGAAGCGCTCCATCAGTTCCGCTCCGGGAGATGCCCCATCTTAGTAGCCACGGCTGTATGTCCTCTTCCTTTGCCTTGTAAAATCTCTTGTATATTTTGGTGCAAGTCTCAAACACTCTTTGCTCCACAGGTTGCTGCCCGTGGTCTGGACATCTCCAATGTCAAACACGTCATTAACTTTGACCTTCCTAGTGACATCGAGGAGTACGTCCACCGCATCGGGCGTACCGGTCGTGTGGGAAACCTGGGTAATTGCAATGACAATGTTGATACACCTGCTGTAGTATACAATGGGACATTTTTGTCTGCCGTTCAGTGCCAGATCCAAATGCATCCCAGTGAATTCAGTGTTTTGTTCGGTTGTCACAGGTCTTGCCACATCATTCTTCAATGATAAGAATGGCAACATCACCAAGGATCTGCTGGACATCTTGGTGGAGGCCAAACAGGAAGTGCCATCCTGGCTGGAGAGCCTGGCGTATGAGCACCAGCACAAGAGCAGCAGCCGCGGGGGGCGCTCCAAAAGGTGAAGCGTCTTTCCACTTCTGCAGTGCTGTTTACCTTTTAGGATCAGCCCATGGGCTCTCCATTGAAAGGGTTTGGTGTTTTTCAGGTTTTCTGGTGGTTTTGGGGCCAGAGACTACCGTCAGACCAGCAGCAGCACCAGCGGTGGAGGATTCGGGAACCGCGGCGCACGCAACACCGGCGGTCACGGAGGAAACCGTGGATTTGGCGGCGGTGGAGGTAAGGATCGGTTTCACTCCAGAGCACCCGCAGTTTAGTTGCATGACAGCTTAGTTCTTGAGTGCCCATCGCTCACCCGGTGTTTCTGGTCCTCAGGTGGCTTTGGGAACTTCTACAGCAGTGATGGCTACGGAGGAAACTATTCCCAGGTGGACTGGTGGGGAAACTAAGACTCCTCCACCTCTTCACTCCTCACAACGACCGTGGAGCACCATGCCAAACTCACTGAATGGAAACCACATGTACCATAGCCAGACTATATACCCTGTGTAGCTTTGAAGAACTTTGCAGTACATTACCAGCTGTGATTCTCTGACCACATCTGGAGAAGCTTGAACTCCGTGGGACTCGGGGATGCCGGGATATCTGGAGGTTTGACTGTAGCAGGAAGCAGTCTCATGATGTGCTCGACCGAACTGAAGGGGGAACGGAGGCAGAAGTTTGCTTTAGATTCTTGGACTCTAGTTTTCCACTACATTTCATTTCTTTGTACTAAATGAGAATCATTTGTTAatgtactgttcctttaaatttAGACTcgctgtgttttgtttgtttttctgttctttttaaatgtCTGGCTGGCaattgttttcccctttttttttttttttttttttcttcttttctttcccctCGAAAGATTTGTTTGTATGGTATAACAAAATAAGCTTGGATGTAATCAAACCTTGGCAAGTCTGGGATGGTTTGTCACAACCTCATTTTGAACTGAAATTTTCAGCGGGGTCACCAGCGCTGGTGTCGCAGGGGCCTGACCCCCTCGATTGGCTGCAGTTCTCTTGTGTGGTATCACAAGGGAGCGAAAAATATTGAATGTTGGAAGGAAAAGCTTTCGCTCACTCTATCCTGGAGAGGTATCTATTATAGAGATGGTAGTCTTCTGAGAAAGAAACAAAGCCATTCCAGTATATTCTCTTAAATTTATTTGTGACGAACCACGTCTGCCTCCCGCCGCTTCGCTTCATAACCACACCACCGAGGCAGCTAGTTCAGTACCACATGCTAGCCGTTAGGTGGTGTTggattaaagttttttttcttgaacTGTTATGGCAGTAGCAATTGGATTCGTCTCTTTCTTCCTTCGAAATCCATTCTTGAAGTAGATTAACGGTGGGCTCGTGGCAGTGAAGTGTTCTAACGGCTGCTCTAGAACCGTGAGGTCGGAGCCCAGCCCGTCTCTGAAGAATCCGCATGCTAGTGTTCTTGTTTTTTGGTCAAGGAGATTTTCGAACCGATTTCTGCCGCAGGCTTTTACGTTCGTtacaagtaactttttttttttttttttttctctttttcaagctgCGTTGAATTCCGAAAGACATCCTCGGCTTTACTCTTGAGACACGGCTCGCTCGTGACCCCCGGCTCTTCGAGAGGACTGGGGTCAGCAGAATTCTGTGTACACCACAGGAGCCACACCAAACCAGCTGCAGGGGTGTGGTTTGGTGTAAACCAGACTCTTATTGGTTGGTTTGTAGTGGAGGAGGTTTCCATGGCATCCTGGCCAAAGACAGGGTTCTTTCAAACTCCCGCGCGCCCTTAATAGTGCACTACTGATGAGGGCGAGTGGGATGCGTTTAACTGAAGTGCAATAGATTTACTCTCAAGCGTGTTGTGCCTTTTGACATGAGTTTGGAAAAGGTGACCTGAAGCAGATGCGTGGACAGTATTTAGGTGACTTGAGAGCAGTGGTGCTACTTGTGCCCTTCTGTGTTACGCCCATCAAGTTTTACAAAAGTTGTTTTATTGCACATCTAGGGTTTTATATAAGTGTCTTGAGTGCGTGTCCTTAAGCTTCCGAAAATTGTGCGTGAAGATTGTGAAAACGCAGCTTGTTTACAAAAGGGGAAGGGTTCTCCAATCGTTAACCAGGATTGATTTGGGACCAGCAGTGGGGAATTTAGCTATTTGCACAGATTACTAGATTCAACTTTTGCTGCTAGTTTGTGTAATTTATTAAGCATTtttgacaaatatttatttttataagccTAAAAGTGATAGTTTCAAGTAACTTGACCAAAAGACAGTACAAAAACACTGGCACTTGAATGTTGAATGTCACCCGTATGCGTGAAACTTATATTTTTCGGGGTAGTGTGAGCTTTTTAATGTTTAAGGTCATTTTGGACTGAAAATTTACTGTAATTGTATATACAATACATTGTGtatacaatacaaatacaacTTTAATCTGTAATTGGCATCTGACTAAACGTTTCAATCCGATCAATCAAACTCTGAATTGGAAGCCGAAATTTAAATATAACCATGCCAAGGTTTGGAAAAAGTTacagaaatatttttgtaaatgtgtaTCAGTGCAAAGTGTTCAGATTATCCAGTTCtctttttggtttttgtttccccaatatttattttttatttgaacccCCAGTGAATGTCTGGCACATGGCAATCTTAAGTAACAAAAACATGTGGTTATTCTCTATTGTTGCGTTTGCATATTTGGGCTCCGTTGGTGTTCTCTGACAGGTTTGGCTGAAGATTTAGTCTTAATTACAGAAGCAGTTATGGGTGAAGTGTTTAAAGCATGCAATGACAGGTTTTAATTGACCAAATCATGTGAAAGAACATCACCAGAGCCCTTAGAGTTAGAGTATTTGCTTTATGTACTAGTTTAGAGGCTGTGCACTGCacgaaaaataaaatgtgtgtttattgtattttaccaAATTAAAGTTGGAAATTGCAAATACAGAAACTGCTCGGGCATCTGTGCATCTTAAATGATTGAATACTAAAACACTGCTATTACTTTAAAAGGGTAGTTCAGCCAGAAAAGGTAGTCATTTACTTGCTTTCATTATGTTTCAAACTATGACTTTGTTCTTTAGAACAAAAGGACGGTCAGTGGCTTGTAGACTGATGACCGCAATTTCAATAGCAAAGGGGACATGGTTTTCTCAATTCAAAGTCTTGTATTTAAGTATCACAGAAAGTAAGTTAATTTAATAGAACTTGGTTTATATTTGTGACAAAATGTGATCTTTATGCATGTACATAATCCCTTTATTAAAATTAAGCACCATTTTACGGCTGTGTTTTTAGAGGTTAGGGTTTTCACACTAAACGTGTTCCATGCATCCCAAACAAAGTTCTGCCGTGTAGGGTTGCCCACTTCAGAAGACAAAAATAAGGGACACTCAAGAAATTATACTGTACCACACCGTGAATGTTACTTCAGCGTTCAGTGAGTTAcatacaatacatatataaaatgctTAACAGGTTTCCagaccaactttttttttttttgtttaacctATTTATGTACATTGTAACTCTAAAATAGAATTGTAAAGTCAtgcaaaaaaactatatatatatatatatatatatatatatatatacacacacaaagctTTGGCTAAAGCAGACTGTACCACTTTAGAATGTGCCTGCAGTAACTTCTATAATAGTGATAATAGAAATACCACTAATCTCTGTTTTTAAGATGCAGAGAGAAACGCATAAGAGCTGAAACCATAACAACTGAATGTCTATGAAACACCAGTCAATAAAatcctttttaaaaaatgttttttgttgcaaaatgtactgtatgaatgaatgaaagccTATTTTTACATTCAAGAGAACTAGGAGAATTAGTATTAGCTGCTTTTGAGACTTTTctggtcattttgtgttttaataatgAGATCTAAGGAATACGctagaaatgttatgttttttctctttatttaacaTTAGCTAAAGATCAGGTAGATTGCATGTTTTCTCATAATCCTT
This genomic window from Carassius gibelio isolate Cgi1373 ecotype wild population from Czech Republic chromosome A6, carGib1.2-hapl.c, whole genome shotgun sequence contains:
- the LOC128016100 gene encoding putative ATP-dependent RNA helicase an3 isoform X1 yields the protein MSHVAVENVHGLDPQLAALDLNSDLQGVPGRRYIPPHLRNKEASKNDSPGGWDNGRSNGFVNGFHEGRDNRMNGGGSFGGRGSMRSDRGGRGGFRGFGYDNKDAGGWNAQKDTAYNSFGGRSDRGKSSFFSDRGSSSRGRYERGGFGGGGNNRWTDDSKNDEDWSKPLPPSERVEHELFSGGNTGINFEKYDDIPVEATGQNCPPHIESFHDVDMGEIIMGNISLSRYTRPTPVQKYAIPIIKTKRDLMACAQTGSGKTAAFLLPVLSQIFTEGPGEALQAMKNSAQENGKYGRRKQYPISLVLAPTRELALQIYEEARKVAYRSHVRPCVVYGGADIGQQIRDLERGCHLLVATPGRLVDMMERGKIGLDYCNYLVLDEADRMLDMGFEPQIRRIVEQDTMPPKGLRQTMMFSATFPKEIQILARDFLEEYIFLAVGRVGSTSENITQKVVWVEENDKRSFLLDLLNATVIPNEVQDSTAESVEKPGKESLTLVFVETKKGADSLEDFLYREGYSCTSIHGDRSQRDREEALHQFRSGRCPILVATAVAARGLDISNVKHVINFDLPSDIEEYVHRIGRTGRVGNLGLATSFFNDKNGNITKDLLDILVEAKQEVPSWLESLAYEHQHKSSSRGGRSKRFSGGFGARDYRQTSSSTSGGGFGNRGARNTGGHGGNRGFGGGGGGFGNFYSSDGYGGNYSQVDWWGN
- the LOC128016100 gene encoding putative ATP-dependent RNA helicase an3 isoform X2; the encoded protein is MSHVAVENVHGLDPQLAALDLNSDLQGVPGRRYIPPHLRNKEASKNDSPGGWDNGRSNGFVNGFHEGRDNRMNGGGSFGGRGSMRSDRGGRGGFRGFGYDNKDAGGWNAQKDTAYNSFGGRSDRGKSSFFSDRGSSSRGRYERGGFGGGGNNRWTDDSKNDEDWSKPLPPSERVEHELFSGGNTGINFEKYDDIPVEATGQNCPPHIESFHDVDMGEIIMGNISLSRYTRPTPVQKYAIPIIKTKRDLMACAQTGSGKTAAFLLPVLSQIFTEGPGEALQAMKNSAQENGKYGRRKQYPISLVLAPTRELALQIYEEARKVAYRSHVRPCVVYGGADIGQQIRDLERGCHLLVATPGRLVDMMERGKIGLDYCNYLVLDEADRMLDMGFEPQIRRIVEQDTMPPKGLRQTMMFSATFPKEIQILARDFLEEYIFLAVGRVGSTSENITQKVVWVEENDKRSFLLDLLNATGKESLTLVFVETKKGADSLEDFLYREGYSCTSIHGDRSQRDREEALHQFRSGRCPILVATAVAARGLDISNVKHVINFDLPSDIEEYVHRIGRTGRVGNLGLATSFFNDKNGNITKDLLDILVEAKQEVPSWLESLAYEHQHKSSSRGGRSKRFSGGFGARDYRQTSSSTSGGGFGNRGARNTGGHGGNRGFGGGGGGFGNFYSSDGYGGNYSQVDWWGN